A window of Paraburkholderia bryophila contains these coding sequences:
- the zwf gene encoding glucose-6-phosphate dehydrogenase: MSTTPNTPASNRPATAAEPSCKVSVSPHDAPSVPASPAGKRPAPPCTLVIFGAGGDLTKRLLMPALYNLAVDGLLDDGMKIVGVNHGERETSAWRDDLHTSLEQFAADKASTFHAGKLDDKAWDWVGQRLEYMAGEFETDDVFTKLKQKLDQAQGGNVIFYLAVTSRFFKPIVERLGKAGLLKEGEGEGGCFRRIVVEKPFGTDLASARDLNAHILSYADESQVYRIDHFLGKDTVQSILAVRFANALFEPIWRREYIDSVQITAAETIGVEGRGKFYEQTGAFRDMLPNHLFQLLGMVAMEPPNSFDAEAVRDKKADIMHAIQPLTVDDVVFGQYEKGPPGVGYREEPDVAPDSTTETYAAARVFVENWRWAGVPFYLRTGKRLAARRTEISVQLKPVPFRLFRDTPVDALTPNVLTLRIDPAHGTSFDFNVKTPGPIMQVGAVQSSFDYADFFAERANVGYETLLYDCMLGDETLFQRADSIETSWAAVDDVLHPKDGGAMPVHGYASGSEGPAEADALLARDCHAWRPLKQAPVEKK, encoded by the coding sequence ATGTCGACTACACCGAATACTCCCGCTTCCAATCGCCCCGCCACCGCTGCGGAACCGAGCTGCAAAGTCAGCGTGAGTCCGCACGACGCGCCGTCCGTACCCGCGTCGCCGGCCGGCAAGCGGCCCGCACCGCCGTGCACGCTGGTGATCTTCGGCGCTGGCGGCGACCTGACCAAACGGCTGCTGATGCCGGCGCTCTACAACCTCGCCGTGGATGGCCTGCTCGACGACGGCATGAAAATCGTCGGCGTGAATCACGGCGAGCGCGAGACGAGCGCATGGCGCGACGATCTGCACACGTCGCTCGAACAGTTCGCCGCCGACAAAGCCAGCACCTTCCACGCCGGCAAGCTCGACGACAAAGCGTGGGACTGGGTCGGGCAACGCCTCGAATACATGGCCGGCGAATTCGAAACCGACGACGTCTTCACCAAGCTGAAGCAGAAGCTCGATCAGGCGCAGGGCGGCAACGTGATTTTCTATCTCGCCGTCACCTCGCGTTTCTTCAAGCCGATTGTCGAGCGTCTCGGCAAAGCGGGTCTGCTGAAAGAAGGCGAGGGCGAAGGCGGATGCTTCCGCCGCATCGTCGTGGAAAAACCGTTCGGCACCGATCTCGCGTCGGCGCGCGATCTGAACGCGCACATCCTCTCGTACGCGGACGAATCGCAGGTGTACCGCATCGATCACTTTCTTGGCAAAGACACCGTGCAGAGCATTCTCGCGGTGCGTTTCGCGAATGCGCTGTTCGAACCGATCTGGCGGCGCGAATACATCGACAGTGTGCAGATCACCGCGGCGGAAACGATCGGCGTGGAAGGGCGCGGCAAGTTCTACGAACAGACCGGCGCGTTCCGCGACATGCTGCCGAACCATCTGTTCCAGTTGCTCGGCATGGTCGCGATGGAACCGCCCAATTCGTTCGACGCCGAAGCCGTGCGCGACAAGAAGGCCGACATCATGCATGCGATCCAGCCGCTGACCGTCGACGACGTCGTGTTCGGTCAATACGAAAAAGGCCCTCCGGGGGTTGGCTATCGCGAGGAACCCGACGTGGCGCCCGACAGCACGACGGAAACGTACGCCGCCGCGCGGGTGTTCGTCGAGAACTGGCGTTGGGCCGGCGTGCCGTTCTATCTGCGCACCGGCAAGCGGCTGGCCGCGCGGCGCACGGAAATCTCGGTGCAACTGAAGCCGGTGCCGTTCCGCCTGTTCCGCGACACACCTGTCGACGCGCTCACACCGAACGTACTGACCTTGCGTATCGATCCGGCGCACGGCACGAGCTTCGACTTCAACGTCAAGACGCCGGGACCGATCATGCAGGTCGGCGCGGTGCAGTCGTCGTTCGACTATGCGGACTTCTTCGCGGAACGCGCGAACGTCGGCTACGAGACCTTGCTCTATGACTGCATGCTCGGCGACGAGACGCTATTCCAGCGCGCCGACAGCATCGAAACCAGTTGGGCGGCGGTAGACGACGTGCTGCATCCGAAAGACGGCGGCGCGATGCCCGTGCATGGCTATGCGTCCGGTAGCGAAGGGCCGGCGGAAGCAGACGCGCTGCTCGCGCGCGACTGCCACGCCTGGCGGCCATTGAAACAGGCTCCAGTCGAAAAGAAGTGA